Below is a genomic region from Proteiniborus ethanoligenes.
TCACTTTCATCTTGTATCTTTCTTCCTGTTATGGCAGTAGCTCCTTTTTCTAATGCATCCTTAATATGTCTATTTATAGTTTTTATCTGTTTTTTTGAAGTCATTGTCCCTATATCATCATAATAATCGGAGCCATAACTAAGCTTATCAAATTCAAAAATAAGATTAGACAAAAACTCCTCATATATTGATTCTTCTACATATAGTCTTTCTACGGACATGCAAACCTGACCATAGTTAGTAAAAGCACCCCATAAAGCTCCTTGCACAGCCCTAGGTATATTAGCATCCTTGAAAACTATCATAGGATCTTTGCCGCCTAATTCTAGGTCTACTGGAATTAAATCTTTTGCAGCCTTCTCCATTATTTTCTTCCCTGTATTTACACTACCAGTAAAAAATATTTTATCCGGTTTTTGATTAATTAGCTCATCTCCTATATCCTTACTTCCATATAGAACCTGAAATACTCCTTCTGGCAATAATACAGCATTAAATATTTCCTCAATTAGCTTAGAAACATAAGGAGTAACACTAGAGCCTTTAAATACTACACAATTGCCCCCTGCCAATGCAGAAATAATAGGAATTACCGATAGCTGGAATGGATAGTTCCAGGGAGATATAACAGCTATTAGTCCCATTGGTCTATACTCTATATGTGAATCCTTGCCCTTTAAAAAAATAGGTGTTTTTACTTTTTTTGTTTTTAAGATTCTTTCTAGGTTTTTTTCATAGTATTTTATCATATCTAGGGTTGGATATATTTCAGATGCAAGTGTATCTGTAAAAACCTTGCCAGTATCTTTTGATATGCCTTCTATTAAATTATCTAAGTTTTTCACTATATATTTTCTGATTTTTTTTAAGTAATCTATTCTGTATTTCACTGAAGTATCCTTCCAATGGTTAAAGGCAGTTCTTCCTAATTTTACAGCATCCTTTACATCATCAACTGAACTCTCTGTAATTTCTCCAAAAACTTCTTCATTCCATGGATTAATAAATTCTATTTTGTTCATGGAAATTGCTCCTTTTTATTATTTTCATAATATATTATAGCATTGTTTTATTAAGATTTATACAACGCAATAAAATAAAAAGGCATCTAATTATCTAGATACCTTATTTCATCATTTGTTTGTCTATTATTATTACAGAGGCTATTTCCTTATCTACAGCCACCTGAGTATATCCAACTTGAAATACATAGGACGGAAAGGTTTGAATCATTTTTAGATTCATACCAGGCATTATACCCATTGCCATGAGTTTTCTTAATATATTTGGGTTATCAGTATTAAGCTCTGCTATAATTCCTTCCTCGTCTTTTTTTAAGTCTGTCATTTGAGTTAGAGTTTTATTTTCCCTATTTATCTTCATGTTTATTACCCCATTTCTTGAAAAGTTTTATTAGCTTAGGCTCCTTTAGGATTTCATATCCGCAATTAGGGCATTTATATTTGTTGC
It encodes:
- a CDS encoding aldehyde dehydrogenase family protein; its protein translation is MNKIEFINPWNEEVFGEITESSVDDVKDAVKLGRTAFNHWKDTSVKYRIDYLKKIRKYIVKNLDNLIEGISKDTGKVFTDTLASEIYPTLDMIKYYEKNLERILKTKKVKTPIFLKGKDSHIEYRPMGLIAVISPWNYPFQLSVIPIISALAGGNCVVFKGSSVTPYVSKLIEEIFNAVLLPEGVFQVLYGSKDIGDELINQKPDKIFFTGSVNTGKKIMEKAAKDLIPVDLELGGKDPMIVFKDANIPRAVQGALWGAFTNYGQVCMSVERLYVEESIYEEFLSNLIFEFDKLSYGSDYYDDIGTMTSKKQIKTINRHIKDALEKGATAITGRKIQDESEYRINPTILNNVNHNMLVMREETFGPVLPVMKFSTEEEAVKLANDSPYGLNSSIWTRDLSKARRVARQLVTGGCCINDVIINVANPNLPFGGTKNSGIGRYHAEEGIYTFCHKVSVISDNGVKNNSINWYPYNKKTFERLKKIIRLLYK
- a CDS encoding FeoA family protein; translated protein: MKINRENKTLTQMTDLKKDEEGIIAELNTDNPNILRKLMAMGIMPGMNLKMIQTFPSYVFQVGYTQVAVDKEIASVIIIDKQMMK